In Humulus lupulus chromosome 7, drHumLupu1.1, whole genome shotgun sequence, the following are encoded in one genomic region:
- the LOC133791868 gene encoding uncharacterized protein LOC133791868: MATNSYQWPNERFGPRKVAGLYEVDQMTAMHAQIAALQTQMAALSAQNNPTVMKSVAAVAAMQGQDMSPEQAQFMENRSFPNNYRSNNMPNYYHPGLRNHKNFSYANNKNVLQSPPRFNSQQQQEKKQSLEDILGTFIMESNKRFGKNEARLDNIETHMTNMGASMKKIETQVDQLAIAVNSNQKGSFPSDTVVNPKESCQAVSLRSGKVLDEGNVQECSKEKVEPVVREVDKEEQAKKQSGSDKTDTKKNNLPMYQPPIPYPQRFQKKKLDEQFAKFLEIFKRIHINIPFADALEKMPNYVKFMKEVMSKKRRLEDFETVKLTEECSAILQKKLPQKVKDPGSFTIPCTIGGSSFDKELCDLGASINLMPHSVFKKLGVGEVKPTTITLQLADRSLTYPRGVIEDVLVKVDKFIFPTDFVVLDMEEDHEIPIILGRPFLATGRALIDVQGGHLTLRVNNEEVKFNIYQAPK, from the coding sequence ATGGCTACCAACAGTTATCAATGGCCCAATGAGAGGTTCGGCCCAAGGAAAGTTGCTGGGTTATATGAAGTTGATCAGATGACAGCCATGCATGCCCAAATTGCTGCTTTACAAACCCAAATGGCTGCTCTGTCAGCGCAAAATAATCCAACTGTTATGAAGAGTGTAGCAGCGGTTGCTGCAATGCAGGGGCAAGATATGAGTCCAGAACAAGCCCAGTTTATGGAAAACCGCTCCTTTCCCAATAATTACAGAAGCAACAACATGCCTAATTATTATCATCCAGGATTGCGCAACCATAAAAATTTCTCTTATGCTAATAATAAAAATGTGCTGCAATCACCTCCGAGATTCAATTCTCAACAGCAACAAGAGAAAAAGCAATCGCTGGAAGACATTTTGGGCACTTTTATTATGGAGTCTAACAAGAGGTTTGGAAAAAATGAAGCAAGACTCGACAATATAgaaacccatatgactaacatggGTGCttcaatgaagaaaattgagacTCAAGTGGACCAATTAGCTATTGCTGTGAATTCTAATCAGAAGGGAAGTTTTCCTAGTGACACTGTGGTAAATCCAAAGGAATCATGCCAAGCAGTTTCTTTGAGAAGTGGTAAGGTGCTTGATGAGGGTAATGTTCAAGAATGTTCAAAGGAGAAAGTTGAACCAGTGGTACGAGAGGTAGACAAGGAAGAGCAAGCCAAGAAGCAAAGTGGAAGTGACAAGACTGACACGAAGAAAAACAACCTTCCAATGTATCAACCTCCCATTCCTTACCCTCAACGATTTCAGAAGAAGAAATTAGATGAACAGTTTGCAAAATTTCTAGAAATCTTCAAAagaattcacataaacattccaTTTGCAGATGCTCTTGAGAAAATGCCcaattatgtgaaattcatgaaagaaGTCATGTCAAAGAAAAGACGATTAGAAGACTTTGAAACTGTGAAGTTAACAGAAGAATGCAGCGCCATCTTGCAGAAAAAGTTGCCTCAAAAGGTGAAAGACCCTGGTAGCTTTACTATACCATGCACTATTGGAGGGTCATCCTTTGACAAGGAATTATGTGATCTTGGAGCGAGTATTAATTTGATGCCACATTCAGTTTTTAAGAAGTTGGGGGTAGGAGAGGTGAAGCCCACAACCATTACTCTTCAATTAGCAGATCGATCACTTACTTATCCTAGGGGAGTGATTGAAGATGTATTGGTTAAGGTGGACAAATTTATTTTTCCCACTGATTTCGTGGTATTGGATATGGAGGAGGACCATGAAATCCCCATTATTCTTGGTCGTCCATTCTTGGCCACTGGAAGAGCTCTTATTGATGTACAAGGTGGTCATCTGACATTGAGGGTTAACAATGAAGAGGTTAAATTCAACATATATCAAGCACCAAAGTAG